The following nucleotide sequence is from Nesterenkonia xinjiangensis.
CCAGCTCGGAGGTCTCCTCCTCGGACACCTCGCGGTAGCCGTCGGCCGCACACTGGGCGGTGAAGCTCTCCAGCAGCATCTGAGCCTCCTCGGGCTGCGCCTTCTCGGCGGTCAGCGTGCCGTTGACGCCCACCGCACCGTGATGGACCACGAACTCGCCGGCGGCCTCGTCGAACCAGGCCTCGCGATACTGCCAGCCTGACGGCTCGGCGGGACGGAACAGACTGATCATGGAGCCTCCGGAAGGACTGGGCCGCACGGAGGTCCCGAGCGGCGGGAAGTGTGAGCTGGTCAGGGGTAGGTTCAGGTGTCCCGGCTGAAGGGGAAGCTGGGGATCTCTCCCGTGGGGAGGTCCTCCCCGGGTAGCGGGCGGGCGAAAGGCACCTTAGTGCCCAGCACCTGGGCCACGGTGTCCTGGGCGATCTGGGCGGAGGTCAGTCCGACCCGTGCGAGCACCTCGCCCCGCGATCCATGCGAGAGGAACTCCACCGGCAGACCCACCTCGTTGAGAGCGGTGTCGACTCCGGCCTCACGCATGGTCTGACGGATCCGCGACCCGACGCCGCCGGCCTTCACCCCGTCCTCGGCGCACACCACGATGCGGTGCCTCGCCGCCAGGGAGACCACGGTGTCCGGCACCGGCAGCACCCATCGCGGGTCGACCACCGTGGAGGTGATGCCCTGGTCGGCGAGTCGCCGAGCGACGTCGAGAGACAGTTCAGCCATCGTGCCGACCGAGACGATCAGCACGTCGTTGCTGTAGGCGCCGTCGTCGTCGGTCTGGCCATGGAGCACCTCCACGCCGTCGTCGAACCGATGCAGGGCGTCGATCTCGCCGTTGACCGAGCCCTTGGAGAAACGGACCACCGTAGGAGCGTCGTCAACCGCCACTGCCTCACGCAGCTCTTCACGCAGCCGCGTCGAGTCACGTGGTGCGGCGATCTGCAGCCCCGGGACGATCTGCAGGAGGGAGAGGTCCCACATGCCGTGATGGCTGGGGCCGTCCGGACCGGTGACCCCTGCGCGGTCGAGGACCAGGGTGACTCCCGCCTTGTGGAGCGCGACATCCATGAGCAGCTGGTCGAAGGCCCGGTTGAGGAAGGTCGCGTAGAGGGCCACCACCGGGTGCAGCCCCCCATAGGCCAGCCCGGCCGCAGAGGTGACGGCGTGCTGCTCGGCGATGCCGACGTCGAAGACCCGCTCCGGGTGCTTCTGGGCGAAGCTGCGCAGCCCTACGGGGTTGAGCATCGCTCCGGTGAGCGCGACGACGTCGGGACGCTCGTCGGCGATGGCAGTGATCTCCTCCTCGAAGACCGAGGTCCAGGACCGTGCGGCCCCCCGCGAGACAGGCTCGCCGGTCTCCGGGTCGATCACCCCGACGGCATGGAACTGGTCCTTCTCGTCCGCGCGGGCCGGTGCATAGCCGCGACCCTTTTCCGTGAGGGCATGGACGATGACCGGGCCGCCATAGTTCTTGGCGTCCTGGAGAGCCTCCTCCATGGAGCGTTGATCATGGCCGTCCACCGGGCCGATGTATTTCATGCCCAGGTCCTCGAAGAGGCCCTGCGGTGACCAAAAGTCTTTGGCGCCCTTCTTCGCCGCATGCAGGCTGCGGTAGACCATCTGGCTGACCGGCCCCCCATGTTGCAGACGCTGCTTGGTGCCGTCCATCGTCCTCTCGTAGACGTGGTGTGTGCGCAGCTTGTCGAGGAAGCCGCGGCGCAGCCGACCCAGCTGGTCGGCGAGCCCGCCGACTGTCGGAGCGTAGGAGCGACCGTTGTCGTTGACGACGATGATCACTCGACGGTCCTTGTCCGCGGCGATGTTGTTCAGCGCCTCCCAGGCCATGCCGCCGGTCAGCGCTCCGTCCCCGATGACGGCGACGACGGACCGGTCGTCCTCTCCGCTGAGGACCCGGGCCTTGGAGATCCCGTCGGCCCAGGACAGCGACGAGGAGGCGTGGGAGGACTCGACGACGTCGTGGATGGACTCCGCCCGATCGGGGTACCCCGCCAGCCCTCCCTGCTGCCGCAGGGTGGAGAAGTCCTGACGCCCGGTCACCAGCTTGTGGATGTAGGACTGGTGTCCGGTGTCGAAGATGATCGAGTCACGAGGCGAGTCGAAGATGCGATGGATCGCCAGGGTCAGCTCCACCACGCCGAGGTTGGGGCCCAGATGCCCGCCCGTCCTGGAGACGTTGTCGATGAGGAACTGCCGGATCTCCGCGGACAGCCGTTCCAGCTGCTCATCGGACAGCCGGGTCAGATCCTGGGGAGACCTGATGGTCTCCAGAATGGTCTTCACGGACTCGATCCCTCCCATGCGATCAGGCTTCCTGCGATTCTACCGTCCGTCGTCCCGGATCCCGCACCCGCAGGACGCCGACGGCGGGCGGCCCAGAGTCTCCCCTGGCCCGCCCGCCGTCGCTCCGGCGGCTTCCGCCGCCTCGATCAGCCGGTCACTTCACCAGCTGGCGCAGCACGTACTGCAGGATGCCGCCGTTGCGGTAGTAGTCCGCCTCGCCGGGGGTGTCGATCCGGACCACCGCGTCGAAGGACACCTCGGTGCCGTCCTCCTTGGTGGCGGTGACCGTCACGGTCTCCGGGGTGGTGCCCTCGTTCAGCGCCGTGATGCCCGAGATGCCGAAGGTCTCGAAGCCGGTCAGGCCCAGAGTGTCGGCGGTCTCGCCCTCCGGGAACTGCAGCGGGAGCACGCCCATGCCGATGAGGTTCGACCGGTGGATGCGCTCGAAGGACTCGGTGATGACCGCTCGGACCCCGAGCAGCTTGGTGCCCTTGGCCGCCCAGTCACGCGACGAGCCTGAGCCGTACTCCTTGCCGCCGAGCACGACCAGCGGCGTGCCTGCCTCCTGGTAGTTCATCGCGGCGTCGTAGACGTAGGCCTGCGGGGCGCCGTCCTGGGTGAAGTCCCGGGTGAAACCCCCCTCGACGTCGTCGAGGAGCTCGTTCTTGATCCGGATGTTGGCGAAGGTGCCCCGGATCATGACCTCGTGGTTGCCGCGCCGGGAGCCGTAGGAGTTGAAGTTCTTGCGCTCCACGCCGTTCTCCAGCAGATAGCGTCCCGCTGGGGTGTCCGATTTGAAGGACCCTGCGGGGGAGATGTGGTCAGTCGTCACGGAGTCGCCGAGCTTCAGCAGCACCCGGGCGTCGGTGATGTCCTCAACCGGGGAGGCCTCCAGCTGCATGCCGTCGAAGTACGGGGCCTTCCGCACATAGGTGGAGCTCTCGTCCCAGGCGAAGGTCGAGCCCTCCGGGGTGTCCAGCGCCGTCCAGCGGTGGTCACCGTCGAAGACGGTGTCGTACTTCGAGGTGAACATCTGCGTGTCGATGGACTCGTCGATGATCCTCTGGACTTCGACGGGGTCGGGCCAGATGTCGCGCAGGAAGACGTCACCGCCGTCGGCGTCCTGGCCCAGCGGTTCGTTCTCGAAGTCGAAGTCCATCGTGCCGGCCAGCGCGTAGGCGACCACCAGCGGCGGGGAGGCCAGGTAGTTCATCTTCACGTCGGGGTTGATGCGGCCCTCGAAGTTCCGGTTTCCGGAGAGCACCGAGGTCACGGCGAGGTCCTCGTCCTGGACCTTCTGGGAGATCTCCTCCTCCAGGGGACCCGAGTTGCCGATGCAGGTGGTGCAGCCGTAGCCGACCACGAAGAACCCGATCTTCTCCAGGTACTCGATCAGGCCTGACTTCTCGTAGTAGTCGGTAACGACCTTCGATCCCGGGGCGATGGAGGTCTTCACCCAGGGCTTCTGCGTGAGGCCCTTCTCCACCGCGTTGCGCGCCAGCACACCTGCGGCGAGCATGACATTGGGGTTGGAGGTGTTCGTGCAGGACGTGATCGACGCGATGGAGACCGCACCATGGTCCAGGGTGAACTCACGGCCGTCGGGCATCGAGATGCCCACCGGCTTGGACGGGCGGCCCACCACGGGTCCGCTGTCGTCGTGGCGCGGACGGTCCTTGGCGTCCTGCTCCTCGTCGGCGGCGTGCGCCGGAGCGTCGGAGGCCGGGAAGGAGGCCGCGGAGGCGGCGTCGGCGTGGCCGTTGGTGGAGGTGTCGACCGTGTGCTCCACGTAGTTGTGGATGTCCTTGCGGAACTGCTGCTTCGCGTCGGTGAGCTCGATGCGGTCCTGCGGACGCTTCGGTCCCGAGATGGACGGCACCACGGTGGAGAGGTCCAGCTCGAGGTACTCCGAGAAGCGCAGCTCGCGCGACGCGTCGTGCCACATGCCCTGCTCCTTGGCGTAGGCCTCCACGAGGGCGAGCTGCTCCTCGGTGCGGCCGGTCAGGCGCAGGTAGTCGATGGTGACCTCGTCGACAGGGAACATGGCCGCGGTGGAACCGAACTCCGGGGACATGTTGCCGATGGTGGCGCGGTTGGCCAGCGGCACCGCAGCGACGCCCTCGCCGTAGAACTCGACGAACTTCCCGACCACGCCGTGCTCGCGGAGCATCTGGGTGATGGTGAGGACGACGTCGGTGGCCGTCGCGCCGGCCGGGATCTCACCGGAGAGCTTGAAGCCGACCACGCGCGGGATCAGCATGGAGATCGGCTGGCCGAGCATCGCAGCCTCGGCCTCGATGCCGCCCACGCCCCAGCCCAGCACGCCCAGGCCGTTCTCCATCGTGGTGTGCGAATCGGTGCCCACGCAGGTGTCCGGGTAGGCGCGCAGCACGCCGTCGATCTCCCGGGTCATCACCACACGGGCCAGGTTCTCGATGTTGACCTGGTGCACGATGCCCATGCCCGGGGGCACGACC
It contains:
- a CDS encoding aconitate hydratase AcnA — translated: MSTVDSFGAKGVLNVNGADYEIFRLNTVEGYDSLPYSLKVLLENLLRTEDGANVTAEHITAIGQWDAKAQPNTEIQFTPGRVLMQDFTGVPCVVDLATMREAVADLGGNPDQINPLAPAEMVIDHSVQIDSFGNSDAIERNMDIEYQRNGERYQFLRWGQMAFDDFKVVPPGMGIVHQVNIENLARVVMTREIDGVLRAYPDTCVGTDSHTTMENGLGVLGWGVGGIEAEAAMLGQPISMLIPRVVGFKLSGEIPAGATATDVVLTITQMLREHGVVGKFVEFYGEGVAAVPLANRATIGNMSPEFGSTAAMFPVDEVTIDYLRLTGRTEEQLALVEAYAKEQGMWHDASRELRFSEYLELDLSTVVPSISGPKRPQDRIELTDAKQQFRKDIHNYVEHTVDTSTNGHADAASAASFPASDAPAHAADEEQDAKDRPRHDDSGPVVGRPSKPVGISMPDGREFTLDHGAVSIASITSCTNTSNPNVMLAAGVLARNAVEKGLTQKPWVKTSIAPGSKVVTDYYEKSGLIEYLEKIGFFVVGYGCTTCIGNSGPLEEEISQKVQDEDLAVTSVLSGNRNFEGRINPDVKMNYLASPPLVVAYALAGTMDFDFENEPLGQDADGGDVFLRDIWPDPVEVQRIIDESIDTQMFTSKYDTVFDGDHRWTALDTPEGSTFAWDESSTYVRKAPYFDGMQLEASPVEDITDARVLLKLGDSVTTDHISPAGSFKSDTPAGRYLLENGVERKNFNSYGSRRGNHEVMIRGTFANIRIKNELLDDVEGGFTRDFTQDGAPQAYVYDAAMNYQEAGTPLVVLGGKEYGSGSSRDWAAKGTKLLGVRAVITESFERIHRSNLIGMGVLPLQFPEGETADTLGLTGFETFGISGITALNEGTTPETVTVTATKEDGTEVSFDAVVRIDTPGEADYYRNGGILQYVLRQLVK
- the dxs gene encoding 1-deoxy-D-xylulose-5-phosphate synthase encodes the protein MGGIESVKTILETIRSPQDLTRLSDEQLERLSAEIRQFLIDNVSRTGGHLGPNLGVVELTLAIHRIFDSPRDSIIFDTGHQSYIHKLVTGRQDFSTLRQQGGLAGYPDRAESIHDVVESSHASSSLSWADGISKARVLSGEDDRSVVAVIGDGALTGGMAWEALNNIAADKDRRVIIVVNDNGRSYAPTVGGLADQLGRLRRGFLDKLRTHHVYERTMDGTKQRLQHGGPVSQMVYRSLHAAKKGAKDFWSPQGLFEDLGMKYIGPVDGHDQRSMEEALQDAKNYGGPVIVHALTEKGRGYAPARADEKDQFHAVGVIDPETGEPVSRGAARSWTSVFEEEITAIADERPDVVALTGAMLNPVGLRSFAQKHPERVFDVGIAEQHAVTSAAGLAYGGLHPVVALYATFLNRAFDQLLMDVALHKAGVTLVLDRAGVTGPDGPSHHGMWDLSLLQIVPGLQIAAPRDSTRLREELREAVAVDDAPTVVRFSKGSVNGEIDALHRFDDGVEVLHGQTDDDGAYSNDVLIVSVGTMAELSLDVARRLADQGITSTVVDPRWVLPVPDTVVSLAARHRIVVCAEDGVKAGGVGSRIRQTMREAGVDTALNEVGLPVEFLSHGSRGEVLARVGLTSAQIAQDTVAQVLGTKVPFARPLPGEDLPTGEIPSFPFSRDT